The following are from one region of the Scylla paramamosain isolate STU-SP2022 chromosome 23, ASM3559412v1, whole genome shotgun sequence genome:
- the LOC135111944 gene encoding uncharacterized protein LOC135111944, protein MLASAPIEDTATTQCLATARTQPLNSVSPQRGHSHHTVPRHREDTATTRCLTSARTQPPHSVSPQRGHSHHTVSHLSEDAATTQCLTSARTQPPHSVSPQRGHSHHTVSRHREDTATTQCLTSARTQTPHSVLPQRGHSHHTVSRHREDTATTQCLTSARTQTPHSVLPQRGHSHHTVSHLSEDTATTQCLTSAKTQPPHSVSPQRGHSHHTVSHLSEDTATTQCLTSAKTQPPHSVSPQRGHSHHTVSHLSEDTATTQCLTSARTQPPHNT, encoded by the exons ATGCTGGCCTCAGCGCCGAT cgaggacacagccaccacacagtgCCTCGCCACcgcgaggacacagccactaAACAGTGTTTCACCtcagcgaggacacagccaccacacagtgCCTCGCCACcgcgaggacacagccactaCACGGTGTCTCACCtcagcgaggacacagccaccacacagtgtctcgcctcagcgaggacacagccaccacacagtgtctcACCTCAGCGAGGACGCAGCCACCACACAGTGCCTCACCtcagcgaggacacagccaccacacagtgtttcacctcagcgaggacacagccaccacacagtgtctcgccaccgcgaggacacagccactaCACAGTGTCTCACCTCAGCGAGGACACAGACACCACACAGTGTCTTACCtcagcgaggacacagccaccacacagtgtctcgccaccgcgaggacacagccactaCACAGTGTCTCACCTCAGCGAGGACACAGACACCACACAGTGTCTTACCtcagcgaggacacagccaccacacagtgtctcACCTCAGCGAagacacagccaccacacagtgtctcACCTCAGCGAagacacagccaccacacagtgtctcacctcagcgaggacacagccaccacacagtgtctcACCTCAGCGAagacacagccaccacacagtgtctcACCTCAGCGAagacacagccaccacacagtgtctcacctcagcgaggacacagccaccacacagtgtctcacctcagcgaggacacagccaccacacagtgtctcacctcagcgaggacacagccaccacacaaTACGTAA